A section of the Marinoscillum sp. 108 genome encodes:
- a CDS encoding RagB/SusD family nutrient uptake outer membrane protein, which yields MKYLNKILLFALAFGTFNCADLEEDPIGNLAPDGFFRTPGDVEMGIFGAYGLMTQETFWGRKLSTTIQLLSDMADIGNTSTAARRIEINEFTMDATNGMITEFWPASYQIIASANNAVFGAQNVSADPEVKRALEGEARFVRALIYYHLVRLFGDIPYVTETTPANDLPTLSKTSEDEVYQFIIKDLEFAREHLPMQHPGNIRSRATSGSAYTLLASVHLTLGNWQDAYDNAKWVIDNRAALNYDLVPDFQDLFNSALQDDQVETIFSLDYLGLVTKNNLNDDFMGAMTGIRGADKNGWGVNVPTMAVFDSFSDSDYRKAVTFESATLIGDSLVSYPDYPFEKRPHCAKYFRFYGNAQNEGRKTDNNYAFFRYAEVLLIAAEALNEISGPSAEAQGYINQVRARARNGASTPADVSAIEAADAAAFRATVMEERRVELAFEFKRWYDIKRRKLGNEVFLGANSMEPQPNFDPSKHYYLPLPQDELDRNPNLLPQNAGYE from the coding sequence ATGAAATACCTAAATAAAATATTACTTTTCGCACTCGCTTTTGGCACCTTCAATTGTGCAGATCTGGAGGAAGATCCTATCGGTAACCTGGCTCCGGATGGTTTTTTCAGAACCCCGGGTGATGTCGAAATGGGCATTTTTGGAGCCTATGGACTGATGACCCAGGAAACCTTCTGGGGGCGCAAGTTGTCTACCACCATTCAGCTATTAAGCGACATGGCGGACATAGGAAATACTTCAACTGCTGCCAGACGCATCGAGATCAATGAGTTTACCATGGATGCCACGAATGGCATGATTACAGAGTTTTGGCCAGCATCCTATCAGATCATTGCTTCCGCCAACAATGCCGTTTTCGGAGCTCAAAATGTTTCAGCTGACCCTGAAGTGAAAAGAGCACTGGAGGGAGAAGCTCGATTTGTAAGAGCACTGATATACTATCATTTGGTCAGGCTTTTCGGTGATATCCCGTATGTCACTGAGACCACTCCGGCCAATGATCTGCCGACTTTGAGCAAAACTTCCGAGGATGAAGTTTATCAGTTCATCATCAAAGATCTGGAATTTGCCAGAGAGCATCTGCCCATGCAGCATCCTGGGAATATCAGGAGTCGTGCTACAAGTGGCAGTGCCTATACACTTTTAGCGTCCGTGCATCTGACACTGGGAAATTGGCAGGATGCCTATGACAATGCCAAGTGGGTGATAGACAATCGTGCCGCGCTCAATTATGATTTGGTCCCAGACTTTCAGGATTTATTCAACTCTGCCCTTCAGGATGACCAAGTTGAAACCATCTTTTCACTGGATTATTTAGGACTGGTGACAAAGAACAACCTTAATGACGATTTCATGGGTGCGATGACAGGTATTAGAGGAGCGGACAAAAATGGTTGGGGCGTAAATGTTCCTACCATGGCTGTATTCGATTCTTTTTCAGATTCAGATTATCGCAAAGCGGTGACTTTTGAGTCTGCCACCCTTATCGGAGATTCACTGGTAAGTTATCCTGACTATCCCTTCGAAAAACGGCCACACTGTGCGAAGTATTTTAGATTTTATGGAAATGCACAGAACGAGGGCCGGAAAACGGACAACAACTACGCTTTCTTTCGCTATGCCGAGGTACTCCTGATTGCGGCAGAAGCACTGAATGAAATCAGTGGCCCATCAGCTGAGGCGCAGGGCTATATCAATCAAGTAAGAGCAAGAGCCAGAAATGGAGCTTCCACCCCTGCAGATGTGAGTGCCATAGAGGCCGCAGACGCGGCTGCATTCAGAGCAACAGTGATGGAAGAACGTCGGGTGGAATTGGCCTTTGAGTTTAAAAGGTGGTACGACATCAAAAGAAGAAAATTGGGTAACGAGGTTTTCCTGGGCGCTAATTCAATGGAGCCTCAGCCAAACTTTGATCCATCAAAACACTACTACTTGCCATTGCCGCAGGATGAATTGGACAGAAATCCAAACCTGCTGCCACAAAATGCAGGCTATGAATAG